The genomic segment GGCAATTTCATTTTTATTTTAGTAATTTCACGCTATTTCAAATATCATCTTTTAAAATCAATTTTTTTCGGAATAGCTCATGACGGAAGCGCAACGGCATCAAATTTTACTGGATCTCCTGGCGCAATCCGGGTTTGTCACCGTCGAGAAAGTGATCGATCGTCTGGGAATTTCCCCGGCGACGGCGCGTCGGGATATCAACAAGCTGGATGAAAGCGGTAAGCTAAAAAAAGTGCGTAACGGTGCGGAAGCCATCAGCCAGCAGCGTCCCCGCTGGACGCCGATGAACATCCATCAGGCGCAAAATCACGACGAAAAAGTACGGATTGCCAGAGCGGCCTCTCAGTTGGTAAACCCTGGAGAGAGCGTCGTGATCAACTGCGGCTCCACGGCGTTTCTTCTGGGCCAGGAGATGTGCGGGAAACCGGTGCAGATCATCACCAACTATTTGCCGCTCGCTAACTATCTCATCGACAAAGAGCATGAAAGCGTGGTGATCATGGGCGGCCAGTACAATAAAAGCCAGTCCATTACCCTCAGCCCCCAGGACCACGAAAACCACCTCTATGCCGGACACTGGATGTTTACCAGCGGTAAAGGCCTTACCGCTGATGGACTGTATAAAACCGATATGCTGACCGCGATGGCGGAACAAAACATGCTTAACGTGGTTGGCAAGCTGGTGGTGCTGGTCGATAGCAGCAAAGTCGGCGAGCGCGCGGGCATGCTGTTCAGCCGTGCAGAGCAGATCAACATGGTGATCACCGGCAAAACCGCTAGCCCGAAGGTTCTCCAGAAGCTGGAAGATCAGGGCGTGAAAATTCTGCTCGTTTAAAGATGCTGGCTGAAAAAAGCGACCGTGGCATCCAGCGCCATCGGCGTGATGCGATGACGAACGCCCGCTT from the unidentified bacterial endosymbiont genome contains:
- the ulaR gene encoding HTH-type transcriptional regulator UlaR → MTEAQRHQILLDLLAQSGFVTVEKVIDRLGISPATARRDINKLDESGKLKKVRNGAEAISQQRPRWTPMNIHQAQNHDEKVRIARAASQLVNPGESVVINCGSTAFLLGQEMCGKPVQIITNYLPLANYLIDKEHESVVIMGGQYNKSQSITLSPQDHENHLYAGHWMFTSGKGLTADGLYKTDMLTAMAEQNMLNVVGKLVVLVDSSKVGERAGMLFSRAEQINMVITGKTASPKVLQKLEDQGVKILLV